In Nitrosococcus halophilus Nc 4, the genomic stretch CCGGCCTGGACCTTGATAATGGCTTCGTCTATGAATTTCATGGTTACAGAAACGCTCAGTCCAAGGAGAGCAGGACGAAAAAACCCCGCACCTGCGGGGCTTTCTCATGGCATGCATGGGATGGTGCCCATCACCGTGGGCATAGGCTTTTATTCCGTGATAATGTCCACGTAGGTGCGATTATTCGGACCTCTTTTAGCGAATTGGACTTTGCCCGCCGCTGTGGCGAACAAGGTATGATCACGGCCAGTCCCTACGTTAACTCCTGCCAGGAAACGGGTGCCCCGCTGCCGAACCAGGATGTTTCCGGCCAATACCTGCTGGCCGCCATATCGTTTGACTCCAAGACGTTTAGATTCGGAATCGCGACCGTTTCTGGAACTGCCGCCTGCCTTTTTGTGTGCCATATCTTGTCCTTACCTCGCCTCAACCTGCTGAGATATTATCAATTTGCAACTCCGTAAAGTACTGACGATGTCCCATCTGTTTACGGTGATGTTTGCGGCGACGGAGCTTAATGATCTTGATTTTTTCACCGCGACCCTGGGTTTTGACGGTAGCATTCACCTTCCCACCCTCAACATAGGGGGCGCCGACCTGAATATTATCGCCATCAGCTACCAGGAGCACCTGATCGAGTGTAATATTGGCGCCTTCATCGGCGTCGATTTTTTCCACCCGGAGGGTGTCTCCTTCTTGGACACGGTATTGCTTCCCGCCAGTTTTAATGACTGCGTACATTATGGTGCTTTCCTGAAAATTGGGTTATCCCACTCGGTGGAAAGAAAGGGAATAAAAGCTCAGCACTTTGTGCTAAGTGCATGGCTCGATAATCTAGGCTCACAATTTTAAAATTACTCATTCAAGTGGTCAAGGGAAATAGTGTAATATAGCCAGCCTAAAATGCTTAAGCATTAAGCATAGTCAGAATATTGTCACTTGACACCGAACGCGGTGCTTTTTAGCATGCGCAAGTTTTGCCCTATTTAATTTTGAGATACCCTTGGATATACAGTCCACCTACGATCTAATCGCTGATGATATGCAGGCCGTTAATGGCTTGATCCAGAAACGGTTGCATTCTGATGTGGTACTCATCAATCAGCTAGGACATTATATTATCAACAGCGGCGGCAAGCGTTTGCGCCCGGTGGTGGTCCTATTGAGTGCCCGCGCCTTTGATTATCAGGGCTCATGCCATATTGATATCGCTACCATTATTGAGTTCATTCACACGGCGACTTTGCTCCATGACGATGTGGTGGATTCTTCGGAGTTGCGGCGGGGGCAAAAAACCGCCAATAGCATCTGGGGTAGTGAAGCGAGCGTACTGGTGGGCGATTTCCTCTATTCCCGCGCCTTCGAGATGATGGTGGATGTCAATAGCATGCGGGTCATGGAGATTCTCGCCCGAACCACCAATACCATTGCTGAAGGTGAGGTGATGCAGCTCCTCAACTGTCATGACCCGGATACCACCGAAGAGCGGTATTTGGATGTTATCCGCAGCAAGACCGCCAAATTGTTTGAGGCGGCTACCCAACTCGGAGCGGTATTGTCCTGTCGGCCAGCCGCAGAGGAAGAAGCGATGGCCGCCTACGGTATGCACTTGGGAACGGCTTTTCAGCTCACCGATGATGTGCTGGATTATAGCGCTTCCAGTGACGATTTAGGGAAGAATATCGGCGATGATTTGGCGGAAGGCAAGCCGACGCTGCCACTTATCTATGCCATGCGCAACGGCATTCCCTCCCATGCTGAGGTTATCCGCAATGCGATTGAGGGCGGGGGTCGTGATAATTTAGCTGAAGTGATCGAGGCCATTGAATCAAGCGGCGCTATCGCGTACACTGCGAAAACGGCCCGCCGTGAGGCCGAAAAGGCGATACAAGCAATTAAAAAAATTCCCGCTTCGCCCTATCAAGAAGCCTTATTGAATTTGGCGAAGTTTGCGGTCTATCGGACCTACTGATACATCGGGGTGTAGCTCAGCTTGGTAGAGCACTGTCTTCGGGAGGCAGGGGCCGGAGGTTCAAATCCTCTCACCCCGACCAAGTAAATCCTTGCCTTGTTATCTATATTCAAGGAGCGTCCTAGCACCTCGTAGGTTGGGTTGAGCGTAGCGAAACCCGACAAATAAATAAAATAAGTAGGTTGAGTTTGCTAGTTTGCTGCTTGAAATCCATCCCTGAAATAAGAACCCGAAGAAAACACAGTGTCCTACTGGCTGTTTAAATCCGAACCCTCCAAATGGTCCTGGGAGGATCAGAAGAAAAAGGGCGCCGCCGGCGAGGAATGGGATGGCGTGCGTAATTACCAAGCCCGCAACAACATGCGCGCCATGAAGCTTGGTGACAAAGGCTTCTTCTACCATTCCAACAAGGGACTAGAGGTGGTGGGCATTATTGAAGTCTGCAAGCCGGCCCATCCTGATTCAACCACCGAGGATCCCCGCTGGGAATGTGTGGATGTCCGGGCGCTGTGTGATATGCCAAAGCCGGTCTCCTTGAGGAAGATCAAGGCCAATCCAAAGCTTGCCAAGATGGCCCTCGTCACCTCCGCGCGGCTTTCCGTTCAGCCCGTTACCGAAGATGAATGGCGGGAAGTTTGCCGTATGGGGGGTCTCGATCCTGCGCCTTGAGATTGCTGGGAATTCTGAACGAAAGCCGCGGACTGGACAAGAATCTCCATCTGCTGCTTGTTGCTAGCGCGCTGTAGGCACGTTGCGGCTAAGATTCACCATGTCTTGTGGCGAATGTCATCACAAAAGAGGGTCTGGACATGACGTTCAATCATTTAGATTGAACCTTTCCCCGGGCAATGGCTTCCTGGCGGCGGAGTGCTTGATCCAAGGCATTCATGTCGATCTCCAGGGCTATGCAGAGCTTACGGCAGGTCTCAATGGCAAGATTCTCGGTACCCCGTTCAATGCGGGCGATGTGAGGCTGACTGGTTCCCAGCTCCTTGGCTAAGCGAGCCTGGGACCACCCCTTGCGCAGGCGTAGAGTGCGCACGGTATCACCCTCTTCACCGTGGAAGGTCTCTGCCACCCAGCGCCGAGCCTCTTCCAAGGCTGCGCGTCGCTTGTCGTTTTGCTCCCACTGACCTACTAGATCACCGATAGGGGGGTGCTTGGCGTGAGCCTTTGGCGGAAGAACGGCATAATTCTCGAAGGTGAAGATTTGGCAATGGGTAAAGCTAGTGGTTTCCGTTGCTGTGCCCGGCGGGCTAATCACTTTCTCAAAGGTCTTCGTAGGCGCGGAGGAGGCGCTGGCTGATGGGGTGGGTGGTCTCATAGTTAAATTCTCGTGGCGCAATCGCTAGCACATGGTAATGGAGCTTGCGAGGGGTAAAGGCGTAGATAATGCGATATTTGAGCCCCTTGTCCTCCAGGATCCCACACCTTCAACCGCCAAAGGTCCTTTCCCCTGTTCCAAAAAGAAAGAAAATATTTCTCTAAAATCAGTCTGGATTTAGTGATTTCCACTTCAGGTGCTGCTTTCTTCTAACCTTCTTGAATCCCTGCTTTGAGCGTTTCCAGAAACTGTAGGCACTCTTCAAACGCATCCCTGCTCGCGGCATAGTTGTTCATCATATCTTCGACTAAGCAATACCGTTTCGGGTTATCCGTTTCATGGTCATACCAATTTCATGTGATTTTGCATTGTATGGATTCAGTCTAAACAACCACTTGAAGCCTTAATAGATTGCATTCTTTGGTTAAATTGGTATCAAGTATTTCAAGGACCACCTTTCTGGTCTCGGGTGACGTCAATTTTGCCATATCCCGCCCCAGCAGGTGTGCACTGGCGTGCTCGTAGTCAAAATTATCGGCTAAAAGTAACGGATATGCTTTGCAGCAGCTATATTTGCGATGGCGTCGAAGGTTTCCACCAGCGCGGGATCAATCTTCCCGGACAAGTCCAGCAAGCACTTGCTCATAAATCATCCCGGCGGTTTCGATATTCCGAGCGTCGCCTGTTGCCAGCAGATCAGCATAGATCAGCAAGGGTGGCGCTAACTCGGGGTACAGCGAGTCATATTCGATCCGCCAGAAAGCTTGCAGGATCTCCACATCGCCATCAGGGTCTTTCTTCAGCTTATTTGTGAGCAATAGTTGTCCCAGCTTTCCTTGTGTATAAATGGTTACCCGCTCCGGCTTTAGATATTTCGTCAGTTTTGCCGCCGCCACTTCCCCACCCCAGTAGGCCTGGAAATTGTGGAGTGGGGCATGTTTCTACCAGTCACTATCAACTGCCTTGTAACGCCCTAACACCAGCTTGGGCCGTAGCAACTCTGGGTAGGTGGTGACCCAGCGTTCGATCAGCTTCTCTTTGTTGATCAACCTGCGCCCCCGCTTGCCCATATCCACCAGGTAACCCAGCTCTTTCAAGTCGGTGATTACCCATCCCACCGTGCCCAAGGCGACATCGGCTGCTTTTGCGATATCGCGATAAGGTAGGGTTTCGAGATTGGGATAGCTGAGCAGTGCAAAGAGCACTTTTAGGCCGGTCGGTTGGAAGGCACGGGTGGGGCGTTTCCGGTGGGGCTTTTCGATGGGGTTGTTGCCCTTGATGTAGACATATACCGGTGGCTCATTGAGGTAGGCGTTGCCCGCCACATCTAGTAATGGCATATCCATCGCCCTCAGCTGCTCCGCCATCTTTGGATTCACATAGTCGGTAACGATCAACCCTTTTTGCGGGAATCGCTCCAAGTGGTGAACCGTCATCCCGAGGGTGGCCTGGTTGAGCTGAGACTTGACCCTCACGACAAACCGCCGATCGATCCCGAGCGTCTCTAGGTGCACTAAGGCATCTGCCCGATGGCCGGCGTTATCGGTGACCTCTTCGGCCTCAATGACCATCTGTAGCCCCGTGGTATGATGGAACATCTCAAGGGCGGTTCGAAGGAGTTTGGCCTCTCTGGAGGCTCTTTTTCCAGGGGCGGCGTCCATTATTTTGTACATTATTTGCAAACGTTCATTATTAATGAACGTATTTTAACCCTATTGTCTGGATAAAATCTTATTTCTAGTACACTTGGTAGCGTTATTCCGCCACTGCAGACTACGCTACGGGCAACGAGCGGCGGTTCTTTAGAGGGGTTGCCTAGTAGATTAGTCACTAAAGAGTCGCAAATTAGGTACGTAATAATATTTAAGTACAAGTTAATTCAGGCAGGCGCGTAAAATTGGAAAAGCATGAAGAACCGGTGAGGCAGAAATAGAGGGGGATAAGTGACAGCGCCGGGGATCTCAGTCAACAGAGTAATTAATGGCATGAAACGAGCGGCTCTGATGCGGCTGTTAGGTAATGATTTAGTTCATACTCTTGAGCAACTTACCAAAGATACACCGTCCGATGAAGCCCTTCGCAAGGTCGCGCAAGTTCTATACGGAGACAATAATCCGGCTGCGCTGCAAGAACAGGTTGTTCGAAATCAAATCATCGATGCGCTACCGCTTGAAAAGGCCCGCGAATTAACGCAAAAACTTGGTCTTTTTTCGGCTGGCAACATCTATCAAAGCTTAAAGAGATTCGATTCGAAATCTGACCCTAATAGAGCAGCTGCTCTTCGTAGTTTCTTTGGCATTGTCGAAGACATGACTGCCCAGCCGATCCGCAAGCCAGCAGTCGGCGAGGTGTCTCCGGAATATGGTCTTTTTGACCATCAGCGTGATGTAGCTCTGCGCACCCGCCAAGCGCTCAGCGAGTCGCCACATAAAGCTGTGGTGCATATGCCTACGGGTGCAGGTAAAACGCGCACCGCGATGCACATCTTAGCAAGGCACCTTCTCGAACGAGGTCCCACTCTTGTCTGTTGGCTTGCGAATAGCGCGGAGTTGCTTGAGCAAGCAGCAGAGGATTTCGAGAAGAGCTGGCGTGTGCTTGGTGATCGTCCGGTTAAGCTTTTTAGGTTTTGGGGTGATCGGTCCATCGATCTTCATACGCTACGAGACGGTGTTCTTGTTGCTGGTTTCGCAAAAATGCATGCGGCCTATATGCGAGAGCAGAATGCGTTCATTGCGCTCGGTGACCGTACGTCTCTGACTATTGTCGATGAAGCCCACCAGGCAATCGCACCGACTTACCGTTCGGTAATTGAAGCTCTTTTCACCAAGCGCCCGCAAAACCAGCTGCTTGGTCTGACGGCAACGCCCGGTCGGACATGGGATAATATCGAGGCGGACGCCGAATTATCGGCGTTTTTCGGCAATGCAAAGGTGACCCTCTCAGTAAGCAAGTACAGCGAACCCGTCGAATTTCTTATGGCTGAGGGATACCTTGCGAAGCCTGTTTTTCGAACGCTTAGTTTCGAAGGGGCGATGGATTTACCCGGTGCTGAGGAGCTTGAGGGTGGGAGCACAAGCGACCTATCCGATAATGCCCTAGATACGATTGCCCGAAATGGCGAGCGCAATTTTCTCATCATTCAAGCCATTGAGGAGCTTTTAAGTCGACATAAGCGTGTGATCGTTTTCGGTGCCTCTGTCCGGCATGCACATCTAATCGCAGGACTTCTCATCGCACGAAGCCACGACGCCAAGATGATCACCGGTGAGACGCCTATCGCGCGACGCGAACGACTGATTCGCCAGTTTAAGAGCGATAGCCCCCAGTCCATGATTATGTGCAATTACGGTGTTTTGACTACCGGATTTGATGCCCCCAAGACGAGTGCAGCAGTGATTGCACGTCCTACGAAGTCCCTCGTGCTCTACAGTCAGATGGTTGGGCGAGCGACTCGCGGCCCACGTGCTGGTGGTAATGAAGTTGCAGAAATCGTGACGGTTATTGACACTGCGCTACCCGGATTCGGCAGCGTCGCAGAGGCATTCAAGAATTGGGAGGACGTTTGGCATGAACATGAGTAGCGAGGCAGTACAAACAACACATTACCATGATGGGGAGGTCATTCCGCCTTCGCTCGCCGTCAAGGCGATGCGGGATAGTGGATACAAGAATACCGCATACGCGCTTGCCGAGTTGATAGACAATTCCATCCAGGCCGGTGCAAGCTTTGTAGAAGTCTTCTGCATTGAAAAGCGTGTTCTGGTAAGGGAACAGAAGCGCAGACGCATCGCAGAAATCGCTGTGCTAGACAACGGAACTGGCATGGATAGCTCTATCCTGCGTCTGGCTCTCCAATTTGGCAACGGCACACACCTCAACGACCGCGACGGAATCGGACGTTTTGGTATGGGATTGCCGAACGCTTCCATCTCCCAGTGCCGGCGTGTTGACATTTGGACCTGGCAGGCTGGACCAGATAATGCCATTCATACATATCTTGACGTGGACGAGGTCGAGTCAGGAAAGATGCGAGCGGTTCCAGTACCCAAAGCCAATCCTGTGCCACACGAATGGCGTGACCGATCTGAGGAAATTGGAACGAGCGGAACTCTAGTAATTTGGAGGAATTTCGAAGAGCATCGACTAACTTGGCGAAGCGGCCGTTCAACCCTCGAAAACACCGAAATCCTTGCAGGGCGTATGTACCGAAAGTTCATCAATGAAGGAAAAGCCGATATCCGTCTGGTGGCGCTCGAAGCTAACGAAATTTCCTTCAACCAACGAGTCCGTGCTAATGATCCCCTCTATTTAATGACATCGACTTCCACGCCGGCGCCATTCAACAATAAACCCATGTTTCAAATCTGGGGTGAGCAACATCTTGAATTTTCCATCAACTACCAGGGACAAATCCACAAAGTGGCCGTGCGTATGTCCTGGGCAAAACTAGAGACGATTCCGCAAGATGGCACCGATCCAGGCGGGACTCCTTATGGTAAGCACGCTGCAAAGAACATTGGTGTTTCCATTGTTCGTGCTGGTCGAGAGCTTGAATTGGATAATTCCTGGGCAATTGGGTATGACTCACGAGAAAGGTGGTGGGGCGTAGAGGTGGAATTTCCTCCTGCTTTAGACGAGGTGTTTGGTGTCACCAACAATAAGCAGGCTGCTACTGTCTTCTCTCATATGTCC encodes the following:
- a CDS encoding helix-turn-helix domain-containing protein, with protein sequence MRPPTPSASASSAPTKTFEKVISPPGTATETTSFTHCQIFTFENYAVLPPKAHAKHPPIGDLVGQWEQNDKRRAALEEARRWVAETFHGEEGDTVRTLRLRKGWSQARLAKELGTSQPHIARIERGTENLAIETCRKLCIALEIDMNALDQALRRQEAIARGKVQSK
- the ispB gene encoding octaprenyl diphosphate synthase; amino-acid sequence: MDIQSTYDLIADDMQAVNGLIQKRLHSDVVLINQLGHYIINSGGKRLRPVVVLLSARAFDYQGSCHIDIATIIEFIHTATLLHDDVVDSSELRRGQKTANSIWGSEASVLVGDFLYSRAFEMMVDVNSMRVMEILARTTNTIAEGEVMQLLNCHDPDTTEERYLDVIRSKTAKLFEAATQLGAVLSCRPAAEEEAMAAYGMHLGTAFQLTDDVLDYSASSDDLGKNIGDDLAEGKPTLPLIYAMRNGIPSHAEVIRNAIEGGGRDNLAEVIEAIESSGAIAYTAKTARREAEKAIQAIKKIPASPYQEALLNLAKFAVYRTY
- a CDS encoding EVE domain-containing protein, with translation MSYWLFKSEPSKWSWEDQKKKGAAGEEWDGVRNYQARNNMRAMKLGDKGFFYHSNKGLEVVGIIEVCKPAHPDSTTEDPRWECVDVRALCDMPKPVSLRKIKANPKLAKMALVTSARLSVQPVTEDEWREVCRMGGLDPAP
- a CDS encoding ATP-binding protein → MNMSSEAVQTTHYHDGEVIPPSLAVKAMRDSGYKNTAYALAELIDNSIQAGASFVEVFCIEKRVLVREQKRRRIAEIAVLDNGTGMDSSILRLALQFGNGTHLNDRDGIGRFGMGLPNASISQCRRVDIWTWQAGPDNAIHTYLDVDEVESGKMRAVPVPKANPVPHEWRDRSEEIGTSGTLVIWRNFEEHRLTWRSGRSTLENTEILAGRMYRKFINEGKADIRLVALEANEISFNQRVRANDPLYLMTSTSTPAPFNNKPMFQIWGEQHLEFSINYQGQIHKVAVRMSWAKLETIPQDGTDPGGTPYGKHAAKNIGVSIVRAGRELELDNSWAIGYDSRERWWGVEVEFPPALDEVFGVTNNKQAATVFSHMSQFEWKNEAEPGEKYMDFVRRLEEEGDTRYLLIGIVNYIKDQLNQIRARIQDQRKGRRSGGKRHDDVSVEDTATTKWKDRASRGYKTEADDQDFDDDAQDQLVDDLVQNKKYNEEVAREIAAAVKARDRKIIFVTAEADSQAFFNVDLRPGGITEIVFNTRHPAYEKLLKTLDIDVSEASSSDLVWRIENASNTLKLLLAAWARYEEEDVPSREKIRDIRHEWGKMAKNFISEKE
- the rplU gene encoding 50S ribosomal protein L21, encoding MYAVIKTGGKQYRVQEGDTLRVEKIDADEGANITLDQVLLVADGDNIQVGAPYVEGGKVNATVKTQGRGEKIKIIKLRRRKHHRKQMGHRQYFTELQIDNISAG
- a CDS encoding type IV toxin-antitoxin system AbiEi family antitoxin; its protein translation is MYKIMDAAPGKRASREAKLLRTALEMFHHTTGLQMVIEAEEVTDNAGHRADALVHLETLGIDRRFVVRVKSQLNQATLGMTVHHLERFPQKGLIVTDYVNPKMAEQLRAMDMPLLDVAGNAYLNEPPVYVYIKGNNPIEKPHRKRPTRAFQPTGLKVLFALLSYPNLETLPYRDIAKAADVALGTVGWVITDLKELGYLVDMGKRGRRLINKEKLIERWVTTYPELLRPKLVLGRYKAVDSDW
- the rpmA gene encoding 50S ribosomal protein L27, translated to MAHKKAGGSSRNGRDSESKRLGVKRYGGQQVLAGNILVRQRGTRFLAGVNVGTGRDHTLFATAAGKVQFAKRGPNNRTYVDIITE
- a CDS encoding DEAD/DEAH box helicase, which translates into the protein MKRAALMRLLGNDLVHTLEQLTKDTPSDEALRKVAQVLYGDNNPAALQEQVVRNQIIDALPLEKARELTQKLGLFSAGNIYQSLKRFDSKSDPNRAAALRSFFGIVEDMTAQPIRKPAVGEVSPEYGLFDHQRDVALRTRQALSESPHKAVVHMPTGAGKTRTAMHILARHLLERGPTLVCWLANSAELLEQAAEDFEKSWRVLGDRPVKLFRFWGDRSIDLHTLRDGVLVAGFAKMHAAYMREQNAFIALGDRTSLTIVDEAHQAIAPTYRSVIEALFTKRPQNQLLGLTATPGRTWDNIEADAELSAFFGNAKVTLSVSKYSEPVEFLMAEGYLAKPVFRTLSFEGAMDLPGAEELEGGSTSDLSDNALDTIARNGERNFLIIQAIEELLSRHKRVIVFGASVRHAHLIAGLLIARSHDAKMITGETPIARRERLIRQFKSDSPQSMIMCNYGVLTTGFDAPKTSAAVIARPTKSLVLYSQMVGRATRGPRAGGNEVAEIVTVIDTALPGFGSVAEAFKNWEDVWHEHE